A genomic region of Candidatus Marimicrobium litorale contains the following coding sequences:
- a CDS encoding metal-dependent hydrolase, which produces MSGNLKHSNSHTASAIDPCISDAVSVASTARQASTPSGVGIKPRNRSHDIAAALQGEWLNDDAFLTAVFNGMSITFPAGEKFFIDSVRHYRQDITDPVLQEHIRGFCGQEGFHRREHQMYNETLCAARGYDLEKLEGKLTRRLAWAQKNLSPIQNLAITVAIEHFTAVLSELLLSSDSVMNKAHPSMRELWRWHAAEEMEHKSVAFDVFLAVGGTEKLRTSVMRRATFFIGLELTRALIYILRKDGKLFDFKIWRTGLAALFGEQGAFSGGLEPYKEFYTEGFHPWQQDTQHLLTEWASEDAIEFA; this is translated from the coding sequence ATGTCCGGTAACCTGAAACATTCAAACAGCCACACCGCCTCCGCAATAGACCCCTGCATATCGGATGCAGTATCTGTTGCGTCGACAGCAAGGCAGGCAAGTACGCCCTCCGGAGTCGGCATCAAACCACGCAATCGGTCGCACGATATTGCAGCGGCACTGCAAGGGGAATGGCTTAATGATGATGCTTTTCTCACGGCCGTATTCAACGGCATGTCCATTACTTTTCCAGCAGGCGAGAAGTTTTTCATCGACAGCGTACGTCACTACAGACAAGACATTACAGACCCGGTGTTGCAGGAGCACATTCGCGGTTTCTGTGGTCAGGAGGGTTTTCACCGTCGAGAACATCAGATGTATAACGAAACGCTTTGCGCGGCACGCGGTTATGACCTCGAAAAACTCGAGGGTAAGCTGACACGTCGGCTGGCCTGGGCACAGAAGAACCTCTCACCGATCCAGAATCTGGCCATTACCGTTGCAATCGAACACTTTACAGCCGTTCTCTCAGAACTTTTGTTAAGTTCAGATTCGGTTATGAACAAAGCGCACCCGTCAATGCGTGAGTTATGGCGCTGGCACGCGGCAGAGGAAATGGAACACAAGTCCGTCGCCTTCGATGTATTCCTTGCCGTAGGTGGTACTGAGAAATTGCGCACATCAGTCATGCGTCGTGCGACATTTTTTATTGGTCTGGAATTGACTCGCGCCCTCATTTATATATTGCGCAAAGACGGCAAGCTATTCGATTTCAAAATTTGGCGCACGGGACTAGCGGCGCTTTTCGGAGAGCAAGGCGCCTTCAGTGGAGGCCTTGAACCCTATAAAGAGTTTTATACAGAGGGCTTTCACCCGTGGCAGCAAGATACACAACATCTACTGACGGAGTGGGCTTCAGAAGACGCAATAGAGTTTGCATGA
- a CDS encoding AraC family transcriptional regulator, with amino-acid sequence MHAYYISTLLQVLDSLDISREQLMRDTGVADQEPQAAISLTARQLDTACTNALKLSQDPQLGLRFGSRISIASQGIFGYALMTSETTGDALKLLVRYNRVILPSIGIEIHRGESGLELWVKAAHLPQALQRFYTEVLYAAIINSGSILLGRQTATINLQLNYAPPSDLQLYHTIFGPDVCFNAVRSAMFFDNESLDSAISTSNPIARDIFRRECDRLISRGTDGGMVGERVQQILLQAGSEFPTSAKVAALLHMSESTLQRHLAKEGYRYQQLLDQVRYRLALEYLNGTNLPVAEIASLLGFSDATNFRRSFKRWSNSTPSAVRTSAS; translated from the coding sequence ATGCATGCGTATTACATATCGACATTGCTTCAGGTATTGGATTCCCTCGATATATCGCGCGAGCAGTTGATGCGCGATACCGGCGTTGCAGACCAGGAGCCCCAGGCAGCGATAAGCCTGACCGCACGGCAGCTGGACACTGCATGTACCAATGCACTCAAGCTATCGCAGGATCCGCAGCTAGGATTGAGGTTTGGCAGCAGAATCAGTATTGCCTCACAGGGAATATTTGGCTACGCCTTGATGACCAGTGAGACTACCGGTGATGCGCTCAAGCTGTTGGTGCGATACAACCGAGTCATATTGCCGAGCATTGGGATCGAAATACACCGAGGGGAGAGTGGGCTGGAGCTTTGGGTCAAAGCGGCCCATTTGCCGCAGGCGCTGCAGCGTTTCTATACGGAGGTGCTATATGCTGCGATTATCAACAGCGGCAGTATTTTGCTGGGGCGTCAAACTGCGACAATCAATCTGCAGCTCAACTATGCCCCCCCATCAGACCTGCAGCTCTACCATACAATCTTTGGTCCTGACGTCTGTTTTAACGCAGTGCGCAGCGCAATGTTTTTCGATAACGAAAGTCTTGATTCTGCAATTTCCACATCCAACCCTATAGCGCGCGATATCTTTCGGCGAGAGTGTGATCGACTTATCTCGCGAGGAACAGATGGCGGCATGGTTGGCGAGCGTGTACAGCAGATATTACTGCAGGCCGGTTCGGAGTTTCCAACTAGTGCAAAGGTCGCGGCATTACTGCACATGAGTGAAAGTACATTGCAGCGTCATTTGGCCAAGGAGGGCTATCGTTATCAGCAGCTGCTAGATCAGGTCCGATATCGACTTGCACTGGAGTATCTAAACGGTACCAACCTGCCCGTCGCGGAAATCGCAAGTCTCCTTGGCTTCAGTGATGCAACAAACTTTCGTCGTTCTTTTAAGCGCTGGTCGAATTCTACACCGTCTGCGGTACGTACTTCGGCGAGCTGA
- a CDS encoding isocitrate lyase/PEP mutase family protein, with protein MTRDRAHLKQRLLQAEPIIAPGVYDGLSARIADKANFDALYLSGYGVSASLLARPDNGYLSADDMQFRISTLCDVLQTPLIADADTGFGDIAETISTVNIYEKAGAAGIQIEDQKIPKICGHIPGREVISREAAVDKISAAVAAREDSDFLIVARTDAREQHGLDEAIERGRQFHAAGADIIFIESPESEAEFAAIGAALSGVTLLANMVEGGRSPLLARAQLAEMGFRFIIYPVAVMATTAASLQKAYAQLAAGDVQEERVSFDKLSQLVGFEAAKKH; from the coding sequence ATGACACGCGATCGCGCCCATTTAAAACAACGTTTGTTGCAAGCTGAACCCATTATCGCACCCGGTGTTTATGACGGCTTATCAGCCCGTATCGCCGATAAAGCGAATTTTGATGCGCTGTATTTGTCTGGCTACGGTGTGTCCGCTAGTCTGCTGGCTCGACCTGATAATGGATATCTTAGCGCTGATGATATGCAGTTTCGAATCAGCACGCTGTGTGACGTATTACAGACGCCTCTGATTGCCGATGCAGATACAGGCTTTGGCGATATCGCAGAGACCATCTCGACAGTAAACATCTATGAGAAGGCCGGGGCAGCGGGAATACAGATTGAAGATCAAAAAATACCGAAGATTTGCGGTCATATTCCCGGCCGCGAGGTAATTTCTAGAGAGGCCGCCGTCGACAAAATTTCTGCCGCCGTTGCTGCTCGCGAGGATAGCGATTTTCTGATCGTCGCGCGCACCGATGCACGCGAACAGCACGGCCTTGACGAGGCGATTGAGCGTGGTCGACAATTTCACGCGGCCGGCGCCGATATTATTTTTATCGAGTCACCTGAGAGTGAGGCAGAGTTTGCAGCTATTGGCGCAGCGTTATCGGGAGTAACGCTGTTAGCTAATATGGTGGAGGGCGGACGCAGCCCCCTTTTAGCGCGAGCACAATTGGCTGAGATGGGTTTTCGTTTTATCATTTATCCCGTTGCCGTTATGGCGACGACAGCTGCCAGTTTACAAAAAGCGTATGCTCAGTTGGCCGCCGGCGATGTACAGGAAGAACGCGTTAGTTTTGACAAATTAAGTCAACTCGTCGGATTCGAAGCGGCCAAGAAGCATTGA
- a CDS encoding carboxymuconolactone decarboxylase family protein produces MPRLKQAGREAKNPYADQIFNMLFGDRDPVEEPGTATGTPGNWWTVFNIVPDAFEHTTEGFKFYRSDKRVLGAKLRELGQTRAGFSVGSQFVFSQHCKASREAGLSEAQIEAIPHWQVADCYSDIERAVLAYTDALVLQRGRVSDGVFEVLKMHLSDEEILEFTYVTCTYMMHAVMSRALRLEYDDVEERVVEMAAPEQDSIDIMSMVDQEDA; encoded by the coding sequence ATGCCGCGTTTAAAGCAGGCGGGCCGCGAGGCCAAAAATCCATATGCCGACCAGATTTTTAACATGCTGTTTGGTGATCGTGATCCGGTAGAGGAGCCCGGAACGGCGACCGGAACCCCGGGTAATTGGTGGACGGTGTTCAATATTGTGCCCGATGCCTTTGAGCATACGACTGAAGGTTTTAAATTCTATCGGTCTGATAAGCGTGTGCTCGGCGCTAAACTTCGCGAGTTAGGGCAAACCCGAGCTGGTTTTTCGGTTGGCTCTCAATTTGTCTTTTCGCAACACTGTAAAGCGAGTCGCGAAGCAGGTCTGAGCGAAGCCCAAATTGAAGCTATACCGCATTGGCAAGTCGCGGATTGTTATTCTGATATCGAACGCGCTGTTCTCGCCTACACCGATGCATTGGTGTTGCAGCGCGGACGGGTTTCAGACGGCGTCTTCGAGGTTCTGAAGATGCATTTGTCGGACGAAGAAATTCTGGAATTTACCTACGTCACCTGCACCTACATGATGCACGCCGTCATGAGTCGCGCCCTGCGCTTGGAGTATGATGATGTTGAAGAGCGCGTTGTCGAAATGGCGGCCCCGGAACAAGATAGCATCGACATAATGTCGATGGTTGATCAGGAGGATGCATGA
- a CDS encoding VOC family protein, whose product MMPYHHLALAARDIKKTHDFYERVMGFELVKVEVAPVLTGGWGKHFFYRMDGDDTRFIAFWDLHDVPGQEHFDYDLNAAGNFPPMTNHFSFSVANKTELQVKRRDWLDEGLNVLEIDHNWCHSIYTSDPDGNAIEFCTTTGEFTAQDRKHALATLDLEEFQPSPEPAMMKLWEADK is encoded by the coding sequence ATGATGCCTTACCACCACTTGGCATTAGCTGCACGCGATATAAAGAAAACGCACGATTTTTACGAACGCGTCATGGGCTTTGAATTGGTCAAGGTTGAGGTCGCACCCGTACTAACCGGTGGGTGGGGAAAGCACTTCTTTTATAGAATGGACGGAGATGATACGCGCTTTATCGCCTTTTGGGATTTACACGATGTCCCCGGGCAGGAGCACTTTGACTACGATTTGAATGCGGCCGGCAATTTTCCGCCGATGACAAACCACTTCTCCTTCAGCGTTGCAAACAAAACCGAGTTGCAGGTGAAGCGGCGGGATTGGCTTGATGAAGGATTAAATGTTTTGGAAATTGACCATAATTGGTGCCATTCGATTTACACCAGCGACCCCGACGGTAACGCGATTGAGTTCTGTACGACCACAGGTGAGTTCACCGCCCAGGATCGCAAGCATGCACTGGCTACTTTGGATCTGGAGGAATTTCAGCCAAGTCCGGAACCGGCGATGATGAAGCTTTGGGAGGCCGATAAGTAA
- a CDS encoding sulfatase-like hydrolase/transferase, translating into MLTIRKIVAIVVSFGVLFGCSSNSDNEDPGPQGNTPNILFFILDDVGIDQMHSFGFGGETPPQTPTIDAIANAGVSFRNMWAMPECSPSRALLFEGRYPLRTNVTDAILSVDLANSQVSPYESTIPVILRTSGYQSALFGKFHLTGSNVSDTAEDNNPLGYTAMHQLGWNFFKGWQEGAPFPIDTTAGGVAADGVSYACGFVTNSQSQNGSDAGACYFTNDHCEEIVAKVEAPTPGRTCLELGGVFIPDALCSGTGKSSDVDFTLQNGYYVGDLLVNQPDGSYELYPPEDESGAARGYRSILESDWAIDWIKSQSSEVPWMATVSFSSAHSPFQQPPTSLLGPGSVPTGDFDCAEGGDQRVLSNQMIESMDTEIGRVLVETGIATINNGKLELTAEHANTMIVVLGDNGTYAPVVKSPFNPARSKGFVYQTGVWTPLIVTGALVKDPGRDVEAMINIADVFQLFGEIAGIDVHEVVPPSRQLDSVTMLPYLENPEQPAIREFNFAQLQENLQPVGLEVPPCALPLGGSVNICVQLFAEQSLCNSEGGIWWGEPDGTNPAGVGVGAPQTSCCAVNEYLTANDLSTYGVQPSAQMAIRNVDYKIVEATATDWDVQADACSTKTVTEFYRIDENVPPKLDNEESDLLASGQRLTPSEEESFLSLSMALEDLQASNVPCVGDGNLDGVIDEMDIEQLDYWQALSGLSSWYDFDLNGLTNEEDLAFITADSLPRDCP; encoded by the coding sequence ATGCTCACCATAAGAAAAATCGTTGCTATTGTCGTTAGTTTCGGCGTACTTTTTGGCTGCAGCAGCAATAGCGATAATGAGGATCCTGGTCCACAAGGCAATACACCCAATATTCTCTTTTTCATTCTTGATGATGTCGGTATCGACCAAATGCACTCTTTTGGTTTTGGGGGGGAAACGCCGCCACAGACCCCGACTATCGATGCCATAGCGAATGCCGGAGTTAGCTTCCGCAATATGTGGGCGATGCCGGAATGTTCACCCAGCAGGGCACTGTTGTTTGAGGGGCGCTACCCGCTTCGTACAAATGTGACGGATGCGATTCTGTCCGTCGATTTGGCTAATTCACAGGTCTCACCCTACGAAAGTACAATTCCCGTTATCCTAAGAACAAGTGGTTATCAAAGCGCGCTGTTTGGTAAGTTTCATTTGACCGGGTCGAATGTCAGCGATACTGCCGAGGATAACAATCCGCTGGGCTATACAGCAATGCATCAGCTGGGATGGAATTTTTTTAAAGGCTGGCAAGAGGGAGCGCCATTCCCCATCGACACGACAGCGGGTGGCGTAGCCGCTGACGGTGTTAGCTACGCTTGTGGTTTTGTGACAAACAGTCAATCGCAGAACGGCTCTGATGCTGGTGCTTGCTATTTCACTAATGATCACTGCGAAGAGATTGTGGCGAAAGTTGAGGCCCCAACACCGGGGCGTACATGCCTTGAGCTCGGTGGAGTTTTCATCCCGGACGCGTTATGCAGTGGTACAGGGAAGTCGAGTGATGTAGATTTTACGTTGCAAAATGGTTATTACGTCGGCGATCTGTTGGTGAATCAACCTGACGGATCTTACGAGCTGTATCCTCCCGAGGACGAGTCAGGTGCTGCCCGGGGTTATCGTTCAATTCTCGAAAGCGATTGGGCTATCGACTGGATCAAAAGTCAATCATCGGAAGTGCCGTGGATGGCGACGGTCTCGTTTTCCTCCGCACATTCGCCATTTCAGCAACCGCCAACGTCGCTCCTCGGCCCAGGTTCGGTACCAACCGGAGATTTTGATTGTGCCGAGGGCGGGGATCAGCGTGTTCTCAGTAACCAAATGATCGAATCAATGGACACCGAGATCGGTCGGGTACTGGTTGAGACAGGGATAGCAACAATTAATAACGGCAAACTGGAGCTTACGGCGGAACATGCCAATACAATGATCGTCGTGCTCGGTGACAATGGCACCTACGCTCCAGTGGTAAAAAGCCCCTTTAATCCGGCGCGTTCGAAGGGGTTCGTCTACCAAACCGGTGTATGGACACCACTCATCGTTACGGGTGCGTTGGTCAAGGATCCCGGGCGCGATGTTGAGGCGATGATTAATATCGCAGATGTTTTCCAGTTATTCGGTGAAATAGCGGGCATTGACGTGCATGAAGTAGTTCCCCCTTCTCGGCAACTCGATTCAGTTACCATGCTCCCATATCTTGAAAACCCGGAACAACCGGCGATCCGCGAGTTCAATTTCGCACAGCTACAGGAAAACCTGCAGCCTGTGGGTCTCGAAGTGCCACCCTGCGCGTTGCCATTGGGCGGATCAGTAAACATCTGTGTACAGTTGTTTGCAGAGCAAAGTTTGTGCAATTCCGAGGGTGGCATCTGGTGGGGTGAGCCTGATGGAACCAACCCTGCAGGCGTGGGCGTCGGAGCACCCCAGACCAGCTGCTGCGCGGTAAATGAATATCTAACGGCTAACGATTTGAGTACCTACGGCGTACAGCCCTCTGCGCAAATGGCAATCAGGAATGTCGATTATAAAATCGTCGAGGCAACAGCGACGGATTGGGATGTGCAAGCTGACGCATGCAGTACAAAAACCGTTACCGAATTTTATCGTATTGATGAAAATGTACCTCCCAAGCTTGATAATGAAGAATCAGATCTGCTCGCTTCAGGTCAGAGACTTACGCCTTCAGAGGAGGAAAGCTTCTTAAGCCTGTCGATGGCGCTTGAAGATTTACAGGCGTCTAATGTGCCATGTGTTGGAGACGGTAACCTAGACGGTGTTATTGACGAAATGGATATAGAACAGCTGGATTATTGGCAGGCGCTGTCCGGCCTGTCCAGTTGGTATGACTTTGATCTTAATGGTTTAACTAATGAAGAGGATTTGGCTTTTATTACAGCGGATTCCTTGCCGCGGGATTGCCCCTGA
- a CDS encoding sulfotransferase family protein has product MAYPSARQPKTIKFVNLLGRGLQKLEIEKPSMLPIEALIRKAFTQTGLDDFGDDSFFPALEKLAVSLEREARLSQLGRIAAHAMLLDNLKLRLNLTDYRKKRPEIAQQTIRRPLFVLGLPRTGTTILYELLAQDPAHRAPSTWEVAQPIPPAQRETFQSDPRIAVVEKTVQKMESLAPGFQAIHAMGAKLPQECVTLLAPHFISDQFGVTFYIPEYRHWTLEQDMTAAYRWHNEFLQHLQVDYMEKRWVLKTPPHLAYLDVLIKQYPDAAIVQTHRAPMDVLGSISSLSCTLHSAFSDSIDVSATGQAEARYFSEMLRIGMAQRSVMDDEDSRIFDIHFKDIISDPITVIENLYAHFDFDFTESARTAMQDYLKSRPRDKHGEHQYSLEKFGLSEQQHAPLFAEYCERFNL; this is encoded by the coding sequence ATGGCATATCCCTCAGCCCGCCAGCCCAAAACCATAAAGTTTGTCAACCTGTTAGGGCGTGGTTTGCAGAAACTGGAGATAGAAAAGCCCTCGATGCTGCCTATCGAGGCGCTGATCAGAAAAGCATTCACGCAAACCGGGCTTGATGACTTCGGGGACGACAGTTTTTTTCCCGCCTTGGAAAAACTCGCAGTATCACTCGAAAGAGAGGCTCGTCTTTCCCAACTGGGTCGAATAGCGGCTCACGCTATGTTGCTTGATAATCTTAAACTTAGATTGAATCTGACTGACTACCGTAAAAAACGCCCCGAGATTGCGCAACAAACCATAAGGCGGCCTCTTTTTGTGCTTGGCCTTCCTCGTACGGGAACGACAATACTGTACGAGCTACTCGCTCAAGATCCGGCTCACCGCGCACCCAGCACATGGGAGGTTGCTCAGCCCATTCCGCCGGCGCAACGCGAGACATTTCAGTCAGATCCTCGAATCGCTGTAGTTGAAAAAACCGTTCAGAAGATGGAATCACTGGCACCGGGATTTCAGGCAATACATGCCATGGGGGCAAAGTTACCTCAAGAGTGTGTGACGCTATTGGCACCTCACTTCATATCGGATCAATTTGGTGTGACCTTCTATATACCGGAGTATCGACACTGGACCCTGGAGCAAGATATGACCGCGGCTTACCGTTGGCATAATGAGTTTCTTCAGCATCTGCAGGTTGATTACATGGAGAAGCGTTGGGTATTAAAGACGCCTCCACATCTAGCTTATCTGGATGTTTTGATAAAGCAGTATCCAGACGCGGCTATTGTGCAAACCCATAGAGCACCAATGGATGTGTTGGGCTCCATATCGAGTTTGTCATGTACGCTACATAGTGCTTTCAGTGACAGCATCGATGTCTCCGCAACTGGTCAGGCCGAGGCGAGATACTTTTCCGAAATGCTGCGGATAGGCATGGCTCAACGATCCGTCATGGACGACGAAGATAGTCGAATATTTGATATACACTTTAAGGACATTATTTCGGATCCGATCACGGTGATCGAGAATCTGTATGCCCATTTCGACTTCGACTTCACAGAATCCGCGCGAACAGCAATGCAGGATTATTTGAAAAGTCGACCACGAGATAAGCACGGGGAACACCAATATTCTCTTGAAAAGTTCGGTTTAAGCGAGCAGCAGCATGCTCCGCTTTTCGCGGAATACTGTGAAAGATTTAATTTATAA